From Pulveribacter suum, a single genomic window includes:
- the groL gene encoding chaperonin GroEL (60 kDa chaperone family; promotes refolding of misfolded polypeptides especially under stressful conditions; forms two stacked rings of heptamers to form a barrel-shaped 14mer; ends can be capped by GroES; misfolded proteins enter the barrel where they are refolded when GroES binds), with protein MAAKDVVFGGEARARMVEGVNILANAVKVTLGPKGRNVVLERSFGAPTVTKDGVSVAKEIELKDKLQNMGAQLVKEVASKTNDIAGDGTTTATVLAQAIVREGTKYVAAGLNPMDLKRGIDKAVIALVEQLKKQSKATTTSKEIAQVGSISANADESVGKIIADAMDKVGKEGVITVEDGKSLDNELDVVEGMQFDRGYLSPYFINNPEKQAALLDNPFVLLFDKKISNIRDLLPTLEQVAKAGRPLLIIAEEVEGEALATLVVNTIRGILKVVAVKAPGFGDRRKAMLEDIAILTGGKVIAEEVGLSLEKVTLADLGQAKTIEVGKENTIIIDGAGNADDIQARVKQIRVQIEEATSDYDREKLQERVAKLAGGVAVIKVGAATEVEMKEKKARVEDALHATRAAVEEGIVAGGGVAFLRARQALGDLKGDNPEQDAGIKLVLKAIESPLREIVANGGGEPSVVVNKVLDGQGNFGYNAANDTYGDMLEMGILDPTKVTRTALQNAASVASLLLTTEAMVAEAPKEESAGGGMPDMGGMGGMGGMGM; from the coding sequence ATGGCAGCAAAAGACGTAGTTTTCGGCGGTGAGGCCCGCGCCCGCATGGTTGAAGGCGTGAACATCCTGGCCAACGCGGTCAAGGTGACGCTCGGCCCCAAGGGCCGCAATGTGGTGCTCGAGCGCTCGTTCGGCGCCCCCACGGTGACCAAGGACGGCGTGTCGGTCGCCAAGGAAATCGAGCTCAAGGACAAGCTGCAGAACATGGGCGCGCAGCTCGTGAAGGAAGTGGCCTCCAAGACCAACGACATCGCCGGTGACGGCACCACTACCGCCACGGTGCTGGCCCAGGCCATCGTGCGCGAAGGCACCAAGTACGTGGCCGCCGGCCTGAACCCGATGGACTTGAAGCGCGGCATCGACAAGGCCGTCATCGCCCTGGTCGAGCAGTTGAAGAAGCAATCCAAGGCCACCACCACCTCCAAGGAAATCGCCCAGGTCGGCTCGATCTCCGCCAACGCCGACGAGTCGGTGGGCAAGATCATTGCTGACGCGATGGACAAGGTTGGCAAGGAAGGCGTGATCACCGTCGAAGACGGCAAGAGCCTGGACAACGAGCTGGACGTCGTCGAAGGCATGCAGTTCGACCGCGGCTACCTGTCGCCCTACTTCATCAACAACCCCGAGAAGCAGGCTGCCCTTCTGGACAACCCCTTCGTGCTGCTGTTCGACAAGAAGATCAGCAACATCCGTGACCTGCTGCCCACGCTGGAGCAGGTTGCCAAGGCCGGCCGTCCGCTGCTGATCATCGCCGAGGAAGTCGAGGGCGAAGCCCTGGCGACCCTGGTGGTGAACACCATCCGCGGCATCCTGAAAGTGGTCGCCGTCAAGGCGCCTGGCTTCGGCGACCGCCGCAAGGCCATGCTGGAAGACATCGCCATCCTGACGGGCGGCAAGGTGATCGCCGAGGAAGTCGGCCTGTCGCTGGAGAAGGTGACGCTGGCCGACCTGGGCCAGGCCAAGACCATCGAAGTGGGCAAGGAAAACACCATCATCATCGACGGTGCCGGCAACGCTGACGACATCCAGGCGCGCGTCAAGCAGATCCGCGTGCAGATCGAGGAAGCCACCAGCGACTACGACCGCGAGAAGCTGCAAGAGCGCGTGGCCAAGCTGGCCGGCGGCGTGGCGGTGATCAAGGTCGGCGCTGCCACCGAGGTCGAGATGAAGGAAAAGAAGGCTCGCGTGGAAGACGCGCTGCACGCCACACGCGCTGCCGTGGAAGAAGGCATTGTGGCCGGCGGCGGCGTGGCGTTCCTGCGCGCACGCCAGGCGCTGGGCGACCTGAAGGGCGACAACCCCGAGCAGGACGCCGGCATCAAGCTGGTGCTCAAAGCCATCGAGTCGCCCCTGCGCGAGATCGTGGCCAACGGCGGCGGCGAGCCTTCCGTGGTCGTGAACAAGGTGCTCGACGGCCAGGGCAACTTTGGCTACAACGCCGCCAACGACACCTACGGCGACATGCTGGAGATGGGCATCCTGGACCCGACCAAGGTGACCCGCACCGCGCTGCAAAACGCTGCGTCCGTCGCGTCGCTGCTGCTGACGACCGAGGCCATGGTCGCCGAGGCGCCGAAGGAAGAGTCCGCCGGCGGCGGCATGCCCGACATGGGCGGCATGGGCGGCATGGGCGGCATGGGCATGTAA
- the pgi gene encoding glucose-6-phosphate isomerase, whose translation MSAAAAPYTDPRTRCDRTPAWGLLAQRYQHAGRAFDLRAAFAQDGAARVAHFSQQAPHIHADLSKNLIDEATEALLLQLARECGVEAYRDAMFAGRPINHTEQRAVMHWLLRNPAPAPAAQAPAATSFVADAAREVHASLHAMLGLAEQVRQDAAITDIVNIGIGGSDLGPSMAAKALDDLRPAGKRLHFISNVDGMELGSLLRTLRPESTLFLIASKTFTTLETMTNAQAARDWFIAQGGTDVARHFWALTTNRSAAAQFGIETTLGFWDWVGGRYSLWSAIGLPIAIAIGAGNFRQLLAGAHAMDEHFRTAPLAQNLPVRLALLDVWYRNFHGFATRCVAPYSHGLRRLPAYLQQLEMESNGKGVDASGAPLPYATAPVVWGEPGTNGQHAFFQMIHQGPDIIPVEFIALRRPGRDLPAQHARLVANALAQAKALMRGRESPDNPHRAFSGNRPSTFLVLEQLSPEALGALIALYEHRVFVAGAVWGINSFDQWGVELGKVLAQGLEPRLASGDAAGLDASTAALLRQLI comes from the coding sequence ATGAGTGCGGCGGCTGCTCCCTACACCGACCCGCGCACGCGCTGCGATCGCACACCCGCCTGGGGGCTGCTGGCGCAGCGCTACCAGCACGCGGGCCGTGCGTTCGACCTGCGCGCCGCGTTCGCGCAGGACGGCGCGGCCCGCGTGGCGCACTTCAGCCAGCAGGCGCCTCACATCCATGCAGACCTGTCCAAGAACCTGATCGACGAGGCCACCGAGGCGCTGCTGCTGCAGCTGGCGCGCGAGTGCGGCGTGGAGGCGTACCGCGACGCCATGTTCGCCGGCCGCCCCATCAACCACACCGAGCAGCGCGCGGTGATGCACTGGTTGTTGCGAAATCCGGCTCCAGCGCCCGCTGCACAAGCGCCAGCAGCTACTAGCTTTGTAGCAGACGCCGCGCGCGAGGTGCACGCTTCGCTGCATGCCATGCTGGGCCTGGCCGAGCAGGTGCGACAGGATGCGGCCATCACCGACATCGTCAACATCGGCATCGGCGGCTCGGACCTGGGCCCGTCCATGGCCGCCAAGGCGCTGGATGACCTGCGTCCGGCAGGCAAACGCCTGCACTTCATCAGCAACGTCGATGGCATGGAGCTGGGCAGCCTGCTGCGCACCCTGCGGCCCGAAAGCACGCTGTTCCTGATCGCCTCCAAGACGTTCACCACGCTGGAGACCATGACCAACGCGCAGGCCGCCCGCGACTGGTTCATCGCCCAGGGCGGCACCGACGTGGCGCGGCACTTCTGGGCGCTGACCACCAACCGGTCGGCCGCCGCGCAGTTCGGCATCGAGACCACGCTGGGCTTTTGGGACTGGGTGGGCGGGCGCTACTCGCTGTGGTCGGCCATCGGGCTGCCGATTGCCATCGCCATCGGTGCGGGCAACTTCCGCCAGCTGCTGGCCGGCGCGCACGCCATGGACGAGCACTTTCGCACTGCGCCCCTGGCGCAGAACCTGCCCGTGCGTCTGGCGCTGCTGGACGTGTGGTACCGCAACTTCCACGGCTTTGCCACCCGCTGCGTGGCGCCCTACAGCCACGGCCTGCGCCGCCTGCCGGCGTATCTGCAGCAGCTGGAGATGGAGAGCAACGGCAAGGGCGTGGACGCCAGCGGCGCGCCGCTGCCCTACGCCACGGCGCCCGTGGTCTGGGGCGAACCAGGCACCAATGGCCAGCACGCGTTCTTCCAGATGATCCACCAGGGGCCGGACATCATTCCTGTGGAATTCATCGCCCTGCGCCGCCCCGGGCGCGACCTGCCCGCGCAGCACGCCCGCCTGGTGGCCAACGCCCTGGCGCAGGCCAAGGCCCTGATGCGCGGTCGCGAGTCGCCGGACAACCCGCACCGGGCTTTTTCGGGCAACCGGCCCAGCACCTTTCTGGTGCTGGAGCAACTGAGCCCCGAGGCGCTGGGCGCCCTGATCGCGCTGTACGAGCACCGGGTGTTCGTGGCCGGCGCGGTCTGGGGCATCAACAGCTTCGACCAATGGGGCGTGGAGCTGGGCAAGGTGCTGGCCCAGGGCCTGGAGCCGCGCCTGGCCAGCGGCGACGCGGCGGGGCTCGATGCCTCGACCGCCGCGCTGCTGCGCCAGTTGATCTGA
- the tal gene encoding transaldolase → MNQLQALRQYTTVVADTGDFRQLAQFQPQDATTNPSLILKAVQKAEYAPLLQQCVAGGAGRHIDELMDRLIVRFGCEILQLIPGRVSTEVDARLSFDTAATVARAERIVALYQAEGVDISRVLIKIAATWEGIEAARILQGRGIRTNLTLLFSFAQAVACGQAKVQLISPFVGRIYDWYKSRAGSNWDEAAMAGASDPGVQSVRAIYHHYKHFGIATEVMGASFRNVGQIIALAGCDLLTISPELLAQLAASDAPVQRALDPQAAQSLQMEPVHYDEPGFRYALNQDAMATEKLAEGIRAFAADAAKLEQLMQAQAAA, encoded by the coding sequence ATGAACCAGCTCCAAGCCCTCCGCCAGTACACCACCGTGGTTGCCGACACGGGCGACTTCCGCCAGCTGGCGCAGTTTCAGCCGCAGGATGCGACCACCAACCCCTCGCTGATCCTCAAGGCCGTGCAGAAGGCCGAGTACGCGCCGCTGCTGCAGCAGTGCGTGGCGGGCGGCGCAGGCCGGCACATCGACGAGCTGATGGACCGGCTCATCGTGCGCTTTGGCTGCGAGATCCTGCAGCTCATCCCCGGGCGCGTGTCCACCGAGGTCGATGCGCGCCTGTCGTTTGACACCGCGGCCACCGTGGCCCGCGCCGAGCGCATCGTGGCCCTGTACCAGGCCGAAGGCGTGGACATCTCGCGCGTGCTGATCAAGATCGCCGCCACCTGGGAAGGCATTGAGGCCGCGCGCATCCTGCAGGGGCGCGGCATCCGCACCAATCTGACGCTGCTGTTTTCCTTCGCCCAGGCCGTGGCCTGCGGGCAGGCGAAAGTGCAGCTCATCTCGCCCTTCGTCGGCCGCATCTACGACTGGTACAAAAGCCGAGCGGGCAGCAATTGGGACGAGGCCGCCATGGCCGGCGCCAGCGACCCCGGCGTGCAGAGCGTGCGCGCCATCTATCACCACTACAAGCATTTCGGCATCGCTACCGAGGTGATGGGCGCGAGCTTTCGCAACGTCGGCCAGATCATTGCCCTGGCTGGCTGCGACCTGCTGACGATTTCGCCCGAGCTGCTGGCCCAGCTGGCCGCCAGCGACGCACCGGTGCAGCGCGCGCTCGACCCGCAGGCTGCGCAATCGCTGCAGATGGAGCCCGTGCACTATGACGAGCCGGGCTTTCGCTACGCCCTCAACCAGGACGCCATGGCCACCGAGAAGCTGGCCGAAGGCATCCGCGCCTTTGCCGCCGACGCGGCCAAGCTCGAGCAGCTGATGCAGGCGCAGGCCGCGGCATGA
- the zwf gene encoding glucose-6-phosphate dehydrogenase translates to MSFDLVLFGGTGDLAWRKLLPALAQAHRHGSLPQGGRIIGVARDDLTDAQYRALIRSRFEGVEGDKQPTGEEFERFAPLLHYQRMDLTQPDDYQQLKSRLAERNADVVVMYLATAPQLFTTACEQLGAAGLATPQTRVVLEKPLGHDLQSNRAINAAVRRVFGEEQIFRIDHYLGKPSVQNLLALRFGNALFEPWWRRETIASIEITIAEQLGVEARGAFYDGTGALRDMVQNHALQLLCAIAMEPPINAHADAIRDEKLKVLRSLNAWTQASLAQDVVRGQYAAGSLAGQRVRGYREEDGVAQSSHTETFVALRAQIANWRWAGVPFYIRTGKRLAAHEAHIAIHLRPTPHAIYPTPLVCGANRLVIHLQPRDGLALHLFAAASETRGARALAEAPGLTPVQLDLDFEQRFGAERVGAYERLLLDVIAGRLNLFVRADEQEAAWRWVEPIMQSWQEQDARGEGPRPYAAGTWGPGAASALVARDGNTWIEEC, encoded by the coding sequence ATGAGCTTTGACCTGGTTCTCTTCGGCGGCACGGGCGATCTGGCCTGGCGCAAGCTGCTGCCCGCGCTGGCGCAGGCCCACCGCCACGGCTCGCTGCCGCAGGGCGGGCGCATCATCGGCGTGGCCCGCGACGACCTGACGGATGCGCAATACCGCGCCCTCATCCGCAGCCGCTTCGAAGGCGTGGAGGGCGACAAGCAGCCCACGGGCGAGGAGTTCGAGCGCTTTGCACCGTTGCTGCACTACCAGCGCATGGACCTGACCCAGCCGGACGACTACCAGCAGCTCAAAAGCCGCCTGGCCGAGCGCAACGCGGACGTGGTGGTCATGTACCTGGCCACCGCGCCGCAGCTGTTCACCACCGCCTGCGAGCAGCTGGGCGCCGCCGGCCTGGCCACGCCCCAGACCCGCGTGGTGCTGGAAAAACCCCTGGGCCACGACCTGCAGTCCAACCGCGCCATCAACGCCGCCGTGCGCCGGGTGTTTGGCGAAGAGCAGATCTTTCGCATCGACCACTACCTGGGCAAGCCCTCGGTGCAGAACCTGCTGGCGCTGCGCTTTGGCAACGCGCTGTTCGAGCCCTGGTGGCGGCGCGAGACGATTGCCAGCATCGAGATCACGATTGCCGAGCAGCTCGGTGTGGAGGCGCGCGGCGCCTTCTACGACGGCACCGGCGCGCTGCGCGACATGGTGCAGAACCACGCGCTGCAGCTGCTGTGCGCCATCGCCATGGAGCCGCCCATCAACGCGCACGCCGACGCCATCCGCGACGAAAAGCTGAAAGTGCTGCGCTCGCTGAACGCCTGGACGCAGGCCAGCCTGGCGCAGGACGTGGTGCGCGGCCAGTACGCCGCCGGCTCGCTGGCCGGCCAGCGCGTGCGCGGCTACCGCGAAGAGGACGGCGTGGCGCAAAGCAGCCACACCGAGACCTTCGTTGCCCTGCGCGCGCAGATCGCCAACTGGCGCTGGGCCGGCGTGCCTTTCTACATCCGCACCGGCAAGCGCCTGGCCGCGCACGAGGCGCACATCGCCATCCACCTGCGGCCCACGCCGCACGCCATCTACCCGACGCCGCTGGTGTGCGGCGCCAACCGCCTGGTCATCCACCTGCAGCCGCGCGACGGGCTGGCGCTGCACCTGTTTGCCGCCGCCAGCGAAACGCGCGGCGCGCGCGCGCTGGCCGAAGCGCCGGGCCTGACCCCCGTGCAGCTGGACCTGGACTTCGAGCAGCGCTTTGGCGCCGAGCGCGTGGGCGCCTACGAGCGCCTGCTGCTGGACGTGATCGCCGGGCGGCTGAATTTGTTCGTGCGCGCCGACGAGCAGGAGGCAGCGTGGCGCTGGGTCGAGCCCATCATGCAGTCCTGGCAGGAGCAGGACGCGCGCGGCGAAGGCCCGCGGCCGTATGCCGCCGGCACCTGGGGGCCGGGTGCCGCCAGCGCTTTGGTGGCGCGCGACGGCAACACCTGGATCGAGGAATGTTGA
- a CDS encoding MurR/RpiR family transcriptional regulator has product MLDRITASLPSLAPAEQRVARLVLADPRAFARLPVRELAARALVSKPTVVRFCRSMGYGGLADFKLKLAGSVSEGVPFIHRSVDSGDGTPEVLVKVVDNAVAAFLQYRNAASVQALGRAAEAIAATWQTGRRIEFYGAGNSGIVAQDAQHKFFRLGITSLSTSDGHMQVMSATLLQPGDCAVIISNSGRTRDLMDAADIARKRGATTIAITASGSPLAHSCQIHLAADHPEGYDRYSPMVSRLLHLLIIDVLATRVALSIGEPLQPVLQQMKNNLRAKRYT; this is encoded by the coding sequence GTGCTCGATCGCATCACCGCGTCCCTGCCCTCGCTGGCGCCGGCCGAGCAGCGCGTGGCGCGGCTGGTGTTGGCGGACCCGCGCGCCTTTGCGCGGCTGCCGGTGCGCGAGCTGGCGGCGCGCGCGCTTGTGAGCAAGCCCACGGTGGTGCGCTTTTGCCGCAGCATGGGCTATGGCGGCCTGGCGGACTTCAAGCTCAAACTGGCCGGCAGCGTGAGCGAGGGCGTGCCCTTCATCCACCGCAGCGTGGACTCGGGCGACGGCACGCCCGAGGTGCTGGTCAAGGTGGTGGACAACGCCGTGGCCGCCTTTTTGCAGTACCGCAACGCCGCCAGCGTGCAGGCGCTGGGCCGCGCGGCCGAGGCGATTGCCGCCACCTGGCAGACCGGGCGGCGCATCGAGTTCTACGGCGCGGGCAACTCCGGCATCGTGGCGCAGGACGCGCAGCACAAGTTCTTTCGCTTAGGGATCACCAGCCTGTCCACCAGCGACGGCCACATGCAGGTCATGAGCGCCACGCTGCTGCAGCCGGGCGACTGCGCCGTGATCATCAGCAACTCCGGCCGCACGCGCGACCTGATGGACGCCGCCGACATCGCCCGCAAACGCGGCGCCACCACGATCGCCATAACCGCCAGCGGCTCGCCCCTGGCGCACAGCTGCCAGATTCATCTGGCCGCCGATCACCCCGAGGGCTACGACCGCTACAGCCCCATGGTGTCGCGCCTCTTGCACCTGCTCATCATCGACGTGCTGGCCACGCGCGTGGCGCTGTCCATCGGCGAGCCCTTGCAGCCGGTGCTGCAGCAGATGAAGAACAACCTGCGCGCCAAGCGCTATACCTGA
- the fabF gene encoding beta-ketoacyl-ACP synthase II: MQAVTDAQGRPRVVITGLGLVSPLGRGVERCWQRLRTGASGLVRLPPEMAPDVPGQVAGLVPSLAQDAEGGWDESAVAPPKELRKMDRFIPLALDAAAQALAQAGWPPADERARERTACIIGSGIGGFGAIAQAVRTTDQRGAGRLSPFTVPSFLANLAAGHVSIRHGLKGPLGTPVTACAASVQALGDGLRLIRSGEADVALCGGTEAAIDRVSLGAFAAAKALSSGYNDRPREASRPFDAGRDGFVMGEGAGALVLESLRHALARGAVPLAEVAGYGTSADAFHITAGPEDGDGARRSMAQALAMAGVQPHEVQYLNAHATSTPVGDRGELAAIRRLFGTGGALAVSSTKSATGHLLGAAGAVAAIFTVLALRDQVVPATLNLEQPDPLAQGIDLVAVSARPMALDLALVNGFGFGGVNASLLLRRWAA, encoded by the coding sequence ATGCAAGCAGTCACCGATGCGCAGGGACGCCCCCGCGTGGTCATCACGGGCCTGGGGCTGGTTTCGCCGCTGGGGCGCGGCGTGGAGCGTTGCTGGCAGCGCCTGCGCACCGGCGCCAGCGGCCTGGTGCGCCTGCCGCCGGAGATGGCGCCCGACGTGCCCGGCCAGGTCGCCGGCCTGGTGCCCAGCCTGGCGCAGGACGCCGAAGGCGGCTGGGACGAGAGCGCCGTGGCGCCGCCCAAGGAGCTGCGCAAGATGGACCGTTTCATCCCCCTGGCGCTGGACGCCGCCGCCCAGGCCCTGGCCCAGGCCGGCTGGCCGCCCGCAGACGAGCGTGCGCGCGAACGCACGGCCTGCATCATCGGCTCGGGCATCGGCGGCTTCGGCGCCATCGCCCAGGCCGTGCGCACCACCGACCAGCGCGGCGCCGGGCGCCTGTCGCCCTTCACCGTGCCGTCGTTCCTGGCCAACCTGGCGGCCGGGCACGTGTCCATCCGCCACGGCCTCAAGGGTCCGCTGGGCACGCCCGTCACGGCCTGCGCGGCCAGCGTGCAGGCGCTGGGCGACGGGCTGCGGCTGATCCGCTCGGGCGAGGCCGACGTGGCCCTGTGCGGCGGCACCGAAGCGGCCATCGACCGCGTGAGCCTGGGCGCCTTCGCCGCCGCCAAGGCCCTGTCCAGCGGCTACAACGACCGCCCGCGCGAGGCCTCGCGCCCGTTCGATGCCGGCCGCGACGGCTTCGTGATGGGCGAGGGCGCGGGCGCGCTGGTGCTCGAATCGCTGCGGCACGCCCTGGCGCGCGGCGCCGTGCCGCTGGCCGAGGTGGCGGGCTACGGCACCTCGGCCGATGCCTTTCACATCACCGCCGGCCCCGAGGACGGCGACGGCGCGCGCCGCAGCATGGCGCAGGCGCTGGCCATGGCGGGCGTGCAGCCGCACGAGGTGCAGTACCTGAACGCGCACGCCACCTCCACACCCGTGGGTGACCGGGGCGAGCTGGCCGCCATCCGCCGCCTGTTCGGCACGGGCGGCGCCCTGGCCGTCAGCTCCACCAAGTCCGCCACCGGCCACCTGCTGGGCGCGGCCGGCGCCGTGGCCGCCATCTTCACGGTGCTGGCGCTGCGCGACCAGGTGGTGCCGGCGACGCTGAACCTGGAGCAGCCCGACCCGCTGGCCCAGGGCATCGACCTGGTGGCGGTCAGCGCGCGGCCGATGGCGCTGGACCTTGCGCTGGTCAACGGCTTTGGCTTTGGCGGCGTGAACGCGTCGCTGTTGCTGCGCCGCTGGGCGGCCTGA
- a CDS encoding TetR/AcrR family transcriptional regulator, whose protein sequence is MKVSREQAARNRQDIVDAAARLYRAHGLDGVGVAEVTRGAGLTHGGLYRHFGSKDALVREACARAFELPKAALQNASPDGAPPQTRQAFVQAYLSPGHRDQPGEGCPVAALAADVARASGEVAAAFTQGVQANIARFAALACGLAPGQAPSAAQRADAIATLSTLVGALVVARATAGADPALSQEILETVRAHLGTQRPTSRGAAKKGAASA, encoded by the coding sequence ATGAAGGTCTCCCGGGAACAGGCGGCGCGCAACCGCCAGGACATCGTGGACGCGGCCGCGCGGCTGTACCGCGCGCACGGGCTGGACGGTGTGGGCGTGGCCGAGGTGACGCGCGGCGCCGGGCTGACGCACGGCGGCCTGTACCGGCATTTCGGCTCCAAGGACGCGCTGGTGCGCGAGGCCTGCGCTCGCGCCTTCGAGCTGCCCAAGGCCGCGCTGCAAAACGCGTCGCCAGACGGTGCGCCGCCCCAGACGCGGCAGGCGTTCGTGCAGGCCTACCTGTCGCCTGGGCACCGCGACCAGCCGGGCGAGGGCTGCCCGGTGGCGGCGCTGGCCGCCGACGTGGCGCGCGCCAGCGGCGAGGTGGCGGCGGCGTTCACCCAGGGCGTGCAGGCCAACATCGCGCGCTTTGCCGCGCTGGCCTGCGGCCTGGCGCCGGGCCAGGCGCCCAGCGCGGCGCAGCGCGCCGACGCGATCGCCACGCTATCCACGCTGGTGGGCGCGCTGGTGGTGGCGCGCGCCACGGCGGGGGCCGACCCGGCGCTGTCGCAGGAGATTCTGGAGACGGTGCGCGCCCACCTGGGCACGCAGCGGCCAACCAGCCGCGGCGCTGCTAAAAAAGGAGCTGCCAGCGCTTGA
- a CDS encoding YbhB/YbcL family Raf kinase inhibitor-like protein: MAFTLTSPDIADGSTIAAHFEFDDFGCGGDNRSPVLRWSGAPDGTKSFAVTVYDPDAPTGSGFWHWYVIDLPAGTTGLAANAGARGGAQLPAGARHIRNDYGQYAWGGMCPPPGDQPHRYIFTVHALSVARIDVPDDAPAALAGFNVNAHTLAKASFTATYGR, translated from the coding sequence ATGGCCTTCACTCTCACCAGCCCCGACATCGCCGACGGCAGCACCATCGCCGCGCACTTCGAGTTCGACGACTTCGGCTGCGGCGGCGACAACCGCTCGCCGGTGCTGCGCTGGTCGGGCGCGCCCGACGGCACGAAGAGCTTCGCTGTCACCGTCTATGACCCGGACGCGCCCACCGGCTCGGGCTTCTGGCACTGGTACGTGATCGACCTGCCCGCCGGCACCACCGGGCTGGCCGCCAACGCCGGCGCCAGGGGCGGCGCGCAGCTGCCCGCCGGCGCGCGCCACATCCGCAACGACTATGGCCAGTACGCCTGGGGCGGCATGTGCCCGCCGCCGGGCGACCAGCCGCACCGCTACATCTTCACGGTGCACGCGCTGTCGGTGGCGCGCATCGACGTGCCGGACGACGCCCCCGCCGCCCTGGCCGGCTTCAACGTGAACGCGCACACGCTGGCCAAGGCCTCGTTCACGGCCACCTATGGGCGCTGA
- a CDS encoding ABC transporter substrate-binding protein has protein sequence MPFKRYAAALVAAGALLSPALHAKTFKWTSQGDISTWDIHAQNLALQNGLHANVYESLVHYNSRSFEVEPQLATSWKAISPTQMRFSLRQGVKFQDGSAFTADDAAFSINRALAKTSQFGPYAVGIAKAVKVDAQTLDVMLTAPNPVLLRQMTELRIMSRAWAEKNKATEPLALGASGSDSFAHRNAMGTGPYILESWQPGVRMVFKRNPNWWGTMEGNVTDIVYLTTPSAASRTAALVAGDVDLVLDPAPQDLRRLRASSELRVLDGVENRTIFFGMDQHSSELPGSTVKGKNPLKDVRVRRAMYQAIDMDTISHSLMRGLGKPTGALVSPQVAGWTEAVGQRQPYNVESAKQLMAEAGYGTGFNVDLACPANRYIHDEAICQAVMLMWARIGVMAKVRTMPMSAYLPMIQRHEASVYMLGWGVPTFDAYYSLEALVQSVGKGGGEFNFGRYSNARADELIQRIKVEPDGGARKRLMTQALQLVNDDVAYIPLHDQVIPWAARKNVELVHRADNRVDMRTVRVN, from the coding sequence ATGCCTTTCAAACGATACGCAGCAGCGCTCGTCGCTGCCGGGGCGCTGCTGTCGCCTGCGCTGCACGCCAAGACATTCAAATGGACCAGCCAGGGAGACATCTCCACCTGGGACATCCACGCGCAGAACCTGGCGCTGCAAAACGGCCTGCACGCCAACGTGTACGAAAGCCTGGTGCACTACAACAGCCGCAGCTTCGAGGTCGAGCCGCAGCTGGCCACGTCCTGGAAGGCCATCAGCCCCACGCAGATGCGCTTTTCCCTGCGCCAGGGCGTGAAGTTCCAGGACGGCTCGGCCTTCACGGCCGACGACGCGGCGTTCTCCATCAACCGGGCGCTGGCCAAAACCTCGCAGTTCGGCCCCTACGCCGTGGGCATCGCCAAGGCCGTGAAGGTCGATGCGCAGACGCTGGACGTGATGCTCACCGCGCCCAACCCCGTGCTGCTGCGCCAGATGACGGAGCTGCGCATCATGAGCCGCGCCTGGGCCGAGAAGAACAAGGCCACCGAGCCCCTCGCCCTGGGCGCCAGCGGGTCCGACAGCTTCGCGCACCGCAACGCCATGGGCACCGGCCCCTACATCCTGGAGTCCTGGCAGCCCGGCGTGCGCATGGTCTTCAAGCGCAACCCGAACTGGTGGGGCACGATGGAAGGCAACGTGACCGACATCGTCTATCTGACCACCCCGTCGGCCGCCAGCCGCACGGCGGCGCTGGTCGCCGGCGACGTGGACCTGGTGCTGGACCCGGCGCCGCAGGACCTGCGCCGCCTGCGCGCCAGCAGCGAGCTGCGCGTGCTCGATGGCGTGGAAAACCGCACCATCTTCTTCGGCATGGACCAGCACAGCAGCGAGCTGCCGGGCAGCACGGTCAAGGGCAAGAACCCGCTCAAGGACGTGCGCGTGCGCCGGGCCATGTACCAGGCCATCGACATGGACACCATCTCGCACAGCCTCATGCGCGGGCTGGGCAAGCCCACCGGCGCGCTGGTCTCGCCCCAGGTGGCCGGCTGGACGGAAGCGGTGGGCCAGCGCCAGCCCTACAACGTCGAGTCCGCCAAGCAGCTCATGGCCGAAGCCGGCTACGGCACCGGCTTTAACGTGGACCTGGCCTGTCCGGCCAACCGCTACATCCACGACGAGGCCATCTGCCAGGCCGTCATGCTGATGTGGGCGCGCATCGGCGTGATGGCCAAGGTGCGCACCATGCCCATGTCGGCCTATCTGCCCATGATCCAGCGCCACGAGGCCAGCGTGTACATGCTGGGCTGGGGCGTGCCCACGTTCGACGCCTACTACAGCCTGGAAGCGCTGGTGCAAAGCGTGGGCAAGGGCGGCGGCGAGTTCAACTTCGGCCGCTACAGCAACGCCCGCGCCGACGAGCTCATCCAGCGCATCAAGGTCGAGCCCGATGGCGGCGCGCGCAAGCGCCTGATGACGCAGGCGCTGCAGCTCGTCAATGACGACGTGGCCTACATCCCGCTGCACGACCAGGTCATTCCCTGGGCGGCGCGCAAGAACGTCGAGCTGGTGCACCGCGCAGACAACCGCGTGGACATGCGCACCGTGCGGGTGAACTGA